In Marivirga salinae, a single window of DNA contains:
- the gldA gene encoding gliding motility-associated ABC transporter ATP-binding subunit GldA, with protein MSILVKGLIKKYGEQTAVNDISFEIKKGNIVGFLGPNGAGKSTTMKMITGTLPADAGIVEVDGIDVGQQPLEIKKHIGYLPEHNPLYLDMYVHEFLRFCGGIYGMSGRGLKNRVADLVELCGLQKEQNKQIGALSKGYRQRVGLAQALVHDPSVLILDEPTTGLDPNQIIEIRNLILSISQDKTVLLSTHIMQEVQALCNRAIIIKEGRLVADQSVNELTEEKEKFTIKIELEKQADLSFWTTHQEVNTLKLVTETEYLLETTKDIRKEILNWVTQNDVDLVGISLEKGNMEEVFHKLTQNN; from the coding sequence ATGTCCATTCTTGTTAAGGGTCTTATTAAAAAATATGGAGAGCAGACTGCTGTCAATGATATTTCTTTTGAGATCAAGAAAGGAAATATTGTAGGCTTTTTGGGGCCAAATGGAGCGGGGAAATCCACTACCATGAAAATGATCACAGGTACCTTGCCTGCTGATGCCGGAATTGTGGAGGTAGATGGAATAGATGTTGGGCAACAACCTTTAGAAATCAAAAAGCATATCGGATATCTTCCTGAGCATAATCCTTTGTATTTGGATATGTACGTGCATGAGTTTTTACGCTTTTGCGGAGGAATTTACGGGATGTCTGGCAGAGGATTGAAAAATAGAGTGGCTGATTTGGTGGAATTATGCGGACTTCAAAAGGAGCAGAACAAGCAAATTGGAGCTTTATCCAAAGGGTATCGACAAAGAGTCGGACTTGCTCAAGCTTTGGTGCATGATCCTTCTGTTTTAATTTTAGATGAACCTACTACAGGTTTGGATCCCAATCAAATCATTGAAATACGAAATCTAATTTTATCCATTAGTCAAGATAAAACGGTTTTGTTGAGCACTCACATCATGCAGGAAGTGCAAGCACTTTGTAATCGAGCTATCATCATCAAGGAAGGTAGATTGGTTGCAGATCAGTCGGTAAATGAATTAACAGAGGAAAAAGAGAAGTTTACCATTAAAATAGAACTCGAAAAACAGGCGGATTTATCATTTTGGACTACCCATCAAGAAGTCAATACTTTAAAGTTGGTGACTGAAACAGAATATTTATTGGAAACCACAAAAGATATCAGAAAGGAAATTCTGAATTGGGTCACCCAAAACGATGTGGATTTAGTCGGAATTTCATTAGAAAAAGGCAATATGGAAGAAGTGTTTCACAAACTCACCCAAAATAACTGA
- the gldF gene encoding gliding motility-associated ABC transporter permease subunit GldF encodes MWSIFTKEINSFLNSLIAYLVMGVFLVSMGLLVWVFPDTAIFEYGYADMGIFFNLAPYVLMFLIPAITMKALAEESKSGTFELLMTKPITELKLLLGKYLAGLVLVVISLIPTLVYYFSLSYLSNPVGNIDSAGIMGAYVGLLFLVSAYTGIGIFASSLSENQIVAFIIAVFISFIFFMGFSSLADLPFLTNASIQIEKIGMLAHYDSLGKGVIDFRDVLYFLSITALFLGATFWVLKLRKWNS; translated from the coding sequence ATGTGGAGTATTTTTACAAAAGAAATCAACAGCTTTTTAAATTCACTCATTGCCTATCTGGTCATGGGTGTTTTTTTGGTCAGCATGGGATTGTTGGTTTGGGTTTTTCCTGATACTGCCATCTTTGAGTATGGTTATGCCGATATGGGCATTTTCTTCAATTTGGCACCTTATGTCTTAATGTTTTTAATTCCAGCCATTACCATGAAAGCCTTGGCTGAAGAATCCAAAAGCGGCACTTTTGAATTGCTGATGACCAAACCCATTACAGAGCTTAAATTATTATTGGGTAAATATTTAGCAGGTTTGGTGCTAGTGGTGATTTCATTGATTCCCACTTTAGTTTATTATTTCTCTTTGTCTTACCTCAGCAATCCCGTTGGAAATATTGATTCAGCAGGGATAATGGGAGCTTATGTAGGCTTGCTGTTTTTGGTTTCTGCCTATACGGGCATCGGAATTTTTGCCTCTTCCTTATCTGAAAATCAGATTGTGGCTTTTATCATAGCGGTTTTCATCAGCTTTATCTTCTTTATGGGATTCTCTTCCTTAGCGGATTTGCCATTTTTAACTAATGCTAGTATTCAAATTGAAAAAATAGGCATGCTAGCCCATTATGATTCATTAGGGAAAGGAGTCATTGATTTTCGAGATGTGCTGTATTTTCTTTCTATTACAGCATTATTTTTAGGAGCTACTTTTTGGGTTTTAAAATTGAGAAAATGGAATTCTTAA
- the gldG gene encoding gliding motility-associated ABC transporter substrate-binding protein GldG: MEFLKSKSTEYTLKFLILLTLVILVNLAMRHQIFRWDLTEEKRYSMNEATISMLQNLEEPVYVEVYLAGDINAEFSRLQTSIKQTLEQFKTYAYGNMQYSFINPDEASSANARNEFYRYLVDKGIQPTTVFDSEEGRKSQKLIFPGAEISYGGRSLPVILLNGNNAAGASQAITQSIENLEYELASTIKSLANPDRQSVALFQGKGVPSGDVLKGLNDAVSSKYDLIPVQNTERLSNFDATIFLKPTKGFNNSELYDIDQFIMNGGKSLFFLDGLMMDVDSIKDYGAMALPIETGLDDLLFKYGVRVNKDVLQDVNSGNFPIVTGNLGKDPQIQLLPWPYYIILNKYADHPIVRNMNAVYGKFVSSIDTVTASGIKKTPLIFTSDYTRKMKGPIHISFENLREDIKPENFNLKNVPVTYLLEGKFTSAYQNRLPPEGRENSSTKNKSKENSIIVASDGDLLLSEIDRKNNQPFPLGVDPYAKHPSNFANDQLILNMLNYLLDEDGLIISRNKDLKIRPLDKVKVSEDKVWLQFVNVALPIVLIVLFGILRYYWRKRKYSKFNG; this comes from the coding sequence ATGGAATTCTTAAAGAGTAAGTCAACAGAATATACGCTCAAGTTTTTGATCCTGCTCACTTTGGTGATATTGGTAAACCTTGCCATGCGCCATCAGATTTTCCGTTGGGATTTGACAGAAGAAAAGCGCTATTCTATGAATGAAGCGACTATTTCTATGCTTCAAAACCTAGAAGAACCGGTTTATGTGGAGGTTTATTTGGCGGGAGATATAAATGCGGAGTTTAGTCGTTTACAAACTTCCATTAAGCAGACATTAGAGCAATTTAAAACTTATGCTTACGGAAATATGCAATATAGTTTCATCAATCCAGATGAAGCCAGTTCAGCAAATGCACGAAATGAATTTTATAGATATTTAGTAGATAAAGGGATTCAGCCGACCACCGTTTTTGACAGTGAGGAGGGTAGGAAATCCCAAAAATTGATTTTCCCTGGAGCCGAAATTTCTTATGGTGGAAGGAGTTTGCCTGTTATTCTATTAAATGGAAATAATGCAGCAGGGGCTAGCCAAGCCATCACCCAATCAATAGAGAATTTGGAGTATGAATTAGCCAGTACTATTAAAAGCCTTGCAAATCCTGATCGACAGAGTGTGGCTTTGTTTCAAGGGAAAGGAGTGCCTTCAGGAGATGTGTTGAAAGGATTGAATGATGCGGTTTCTTCAAAATACGATTTAATTCCTGTTCAAAATACTGAAAGGCTGTCCAATTTTGATGCTACCATATTTTTAAAACCAACTAAGGGTTTTAACAATTCCGAGCTTTATGATATTGACCAATTTATCATGAATGGAGGAAAAAGCTTGTTTTTCTTGGATGGCTTGATGATGGATGTGGATTCCATTAAGGATTATGGCGCTATGGCTTTACCTATTGAAACCGGGCTTGATGATTTATTATTCAAATATGGTGTTCGAGTAAATAAAGATGTATTGCAAGATGTTAATAGTGGGAATTTCCCAATCGTAACTGGAAATTTGGGCAAAGATCCACAAATTCAATTACTGCCTTGGCCCTATTATATCATTTTGAATAAATATGCTGATCATCCGATTGTAAGAAATATGAATGCGGTTTATGGCAAATTTGTGAGTTCAATTGATACAGTAACCGCAAGCGGGATTAAGAAAACGCCATTGATTTTTACTTCCGATTATACGCGAAAAATGAAAGGCCCCATTCACATTAGTTTTGAAAACTTAAGGGAAGATATTAAACCAGAAAACTTCAATTTGAAAAATGTACCAGTTACCTATTTGCTTGAAGGTAAATTCACTTCTGCTTATCAAAATCGTTTACCTCCTGAAGGGAGAGAGAATTCCAGCACAAAGAATAAAAGTAAGGAAAATTCAATCATAGTCGCTTCGGATGGTGATTTACTGTTGAGTGAAATTGATCGTAAAAATAATCAGCCTTTTCCTTTGGGAGTAGATCCTTATGCAAAACATCCATCTAATTTCGCTAACGATCAATTGATTCTCAATATGTTAAATTATTTATTGGATGAAGATGGATTGATTATTTCTAGGAATAAGGATTTAAAGATTCGTCCTTTAGATAAAGTGAAAGTATCGGAAGATAAAGTATGGTTGCAATTTGTAAACGTAGCTTTACCAATTGTTTTGATTGTACTTTTTGGCATTTTAAGATATTATTGGAGGAAGAGAAAATATTCAAAATTTAATGGCTAA
- the dnaN gene encoding DNA polymerase III subunit beta, translated as MKFLVSSSALLKQISSINGVISTNPMVPILENFLFEIQDGLLTITASDLQTSMITEIDVESSENGSIAVPARILMDTLKNLPEQPVTFSIDEETYSIEISSDNGRYKLAGENATDFPKVQEVENPDTVDISADVLATAINHTIYATSNDELRPAMGGVYVKFDETNTTFVATDGNRLIRYRRVDVASDSGTGIIIPRKALSLLKNSLPAENVNVAVEFNMSNAYFKFNNIKLICRLVDERFPDYENVIPAENNIKLTINRQEFMSSLKRISIYANKTTHQVRLKINGSELQIFAEDLDFSNEANEIMACEHQGDDIEIGFNAKFLVEMLNNLDSKEVSIDMSAPNKAGLLFPSDMDENEDILLLVMPVMLNNYV; from the coding sequence ATGAAATTTTTAGTATCCTCATCTGCATTATTAAAGCAAATTTCATCCATCAATGGGGTGATTTCAACCAATCCCATGGTGCCTATTTTAGAGAATTTCTTATTTGAGATTCAAGATGGTCTTTTGACTATCACGGCTTCGGATTTACAAACTTCCATGATTACCGAGATTGATGTAGAATCATCTGAAAACGGAAGCATAGCCGTTCCAGCTAGGATTTTGATGGATACTTTGAAAAACCTTCCAGAGCAACCTGTGACTTTCTCTATTGATGAGGAAACTTACAGCATAGAAATTAGCTCTGATAATGGTCGCTATAAATTAGCGGGGGAGAATGCAACGGATTTCCCTAAAGTACAGGAAGTTGAAAATCCTGATACAGTAGATATTTCAGCAGATGTTTTAGCCACTGCTATTAACCATACCATCTATGCTACCAGTAATGACGAATTACGTCCAGCTATGGGTGGTGTTTACGTTAAATTTGATGAAACCAATACGACTTTCGTAGCAACTGACGGTAACCGTTTGATTCGTTACAGAAGGGTAGATGTAGCATCTGATTCAGGAACAGGTATTATCATTCCTAGAAAAGCTTTATCATTATTGAAAAACAGCTTGCCTGCAGAGAATGTGAACGTAGCAGTGGAATTTAATATGTCTAATGCTTATTTCAAATTCAATAATATCAAATTGATTTGCCGATTGGTAGATGAGCGTTTCCCTGATTATGAAAATGTTATTCCTGCAGAAAATAATATCAAACTGACCATCAACCGTCAGGAGTTTATGTCCTCTTTGAAAAGGATCAGCATTTATGCTAATAAAACGACTCACCAAGTTCGTTTGAAAATCAATGGTAGTGAATTGCAAATCTTTGCTGAAGATTTAGATTTCTCAAATGAAGCAAATGAAATCATGGCTTGCGAGCACCAAGGAGATGATATAGAAATCGGCTTCAATGCTAAGTTCTTAGTAGAAATGTTGAATAACTTAGATAGCAAAGAAGTGAGCATCGACATGTCAGCACCTAATAAAGCTGGTTTACTGTTCCCGTCTGATATGGATGAGAATGAAGACATCTTGTTATTGGTAATGCCTGTTATGTTAAATAATTACGTTTAA
- a CDS encoding phenylalanine 4-monooxygenase gives MQQIYENYTAEDQDVWGILFRRQFENIKKVATKEFVDGIDKIHFTEKAIPNFVETNKHLKELTGWQVAAVPGIVDDDKFFELLSNRIFPATTWLRTREQLDYLEEPDMFHDVFGHIPLLANQPFVDFLQGLAKIGLKHLDNDWAIHLLSRIYWFTIEFGLIREEGDLRIYGAGIISSPGETKFSISDEPEHFDYNVEAIIDSSYRKDKFQTKYFIIDDYEQLYSSLPHIEKVIEDRLQKEPISIP, from the coding sequence ATGCAACAGATTTATGAAAATTACACAGCCGAAGACCAAGATGTTTGGGGGATACTTTTCAGAAGACAATTTGAAAACATTAAAAAAGTAGCCACCAAAGAATTTGTGGACGGAATTGATAAAATTCATTTTACCGAAAAGGCTATTCCTAATTTTGTAGAAACAAATAAACACCTGAAGGAATTAACTGGCTGGCAGGTGGCTGCTGTACCAGGTATTGTAGATGATGATAAATTCTTTGAGCTGTTAAGCAACAGGATTTTCCCTGCCACTACCTGGTTAAGGACTCGTGAGCAGTTAGATTACCTAGAAGAACCAGATATGTTTCATGATGTATTTGGTCATATTCCTTTGCTTGCAAATCAGCCATTTGTTGATTTCTTACAAGGATTAGCAAAAATTGGGTTGAAGCATTTGGATAATGACTGGGCAATTCATCTTTTAAGTCGAATTTACTGGTTTACGATCGAGTTTGGTTTAATCAGAGAAGAAGGAGATTTAAGAATTTATGGCGCTGGAATTATTTCTTCTCCTGGAGAAACTAAATTCTCTATTTCTGATGAACCAGAGCATTTTGATTATAATGTGGAAGCGATCATAGATAGCAGCTATAGAAAAGATAAGTTCCAGACTAAATACTTTATCATTGATGATTATGAGCAATTATACAGCTCTCTTCCTCATATTGAGAAAGTGATTGAAGATAGGTTACAGAAAGAGCCGATAAGCATTCCTTAG
- a CDS encoding protein-L-isoaspartate(D-aspartate) O-methyltransferase gives MEDSYKHQGMRRKLIQKLREKGIEDERVLSAMGKIPRHVFFENAFLEHAYQDKAFPIGHGQTISQPYTVAFQSELLQVKPGDKILEIGTGSGYQACVLCELGAKVYTIEYQKDLYERTRRFLPKLGYKPHFFSGDGSKGIPAHAPYDKIIVTAGAPSVPSALVEQLNIGGCLVIPVGDSQTQQMLRLTKESEKKIVKEVFSNFSFVPLKGEQGWQ, from the coding sequence ATGGAGGACAGTTATAAACATCAAGGAATGCGCAGAAAATTGATTCAGAAACTGCGCGAAAAAGGTATTGAGGATGAAAGGGTTTTATCGGCTATGGGGAAAATCCCCAGACATGTGTTTTTTGAAAATGCCTTTTTAGAACATGCTTATCAGGATAAAGCTTTTCCAATCGGACACGGTCAAACTATTTCTCAACCTTATACTGTAGCTTTCCAGTCTGAATTATTGCAAGTAAAACCAGGGGACAAAATATTGGAAATTGGAACGGGTTCCGGTTATCAAGCTTGTGTGCTTTGTGAACTTGGAGCTAAAGTTTATACAATAGAATATCAAAAGGATTTATACGAACGTACCCGAAGATTTTTACCTAAGTTAGGCTATAAACCTCATTTCTTTAGTGGAGATGGTTCTAAAGGAATTCCTGCACATGCACCCTATGACAAGATCATTGTAACGGCAGGAGCACCAAGTGTGCCTTCCGCATTAGTTGAACAATTAAATATCGGAGGATGTCTCGTAATTCCAGTAGGGGATAGTCAAACGCAACAGATGCTTCGTTTAACTAAAGAATCTGAGAAGAAAATTGTAAAAGAAGTATTTTCAAATTTTAGTTTTGTTCCTTTAAAAGGTGAGCAGGGATGGCAATAG
- a CDS encoding carbonic anhydrase family protein produces the protein MKTQTEKSQAALNPQKALSLLEEGNKRFVENLKADRNHLDQVNETRDGQYPFAIVLSCIDSRVPAELIFDQGLGDIFSVRIAGNFVNEDILGSMEFACKVAGSKLIVVLGHTSCGAVKGACDNVELGNLTGMLKKLQPAKDAVTTDGERSSKNDEFVQKVADKNVELTIQQIKEKSPVLKEMLDDGSIGVAGGMYDVASGEVEFYHKP, from the coding sequence ATGAAGACACAAACGGAAAAAAGTCAAGCGGCACTTAACCCGCAAAAAGCACTTTCTCTTTTAGAAGAAGGAAATAAACGTTTTGTAGAAAATTTAAAAGCCGACCGTAACCATTTAGACCAAGTAAATGAAACCAGAGATGGGCAATATCCTTTTGCGATAGTCCTTAGCTGTATTGATTCTCGCGTTCCTGCTGAGCTTATTTTTGATCAGGGATTAGGAGATATTTTTAGCGTAAGAATTGCTGGAAATTTCGTGAATGAGGATATTTTAGGCAGCATGGAATTTGCCTGCAAAGTAGCCGGATCAAAACTAATTGTAGTATTGGGCCACACTAGTTGTGGAGCAGTAAAAGGCGCTTGCGACAATGTAGAGTTAGGAAACCTTACCGGTATGTTGAAAAAACTACAACCTGCAAAAGATGCTGTAACAACAGATGGTGAGCGAAGCTCCAAAAATGATGAATTTGTGCAAAAAGTAGCTGACAAAAATGTAGAGCTTACCATTCAGCAGATCAAAGAAAAAAGCCCTGTATTAAAAGAAATGCTTGATGATGGATCTATTGGGGTTGCGGGCGGCATGTATGATGTTGCCAGCGGTGAAGTAGAATTTTATCACAAACCTTAA
- a CDS encoding SulP family inorganic anion transporter produces the protein MSESKFSKFTGITFKHFKNDSLSSLVVFLVAMPLCLGIALASGAPLFSGLVTGIIGGLVVALLSGSQLAVSGPAAGLAVIVYNGIEEIGFFEGFLVAVVLAGIIQLILGFLKAGTIGNYFPSSVIKGMLAAIGILLIIKQIPHIFGYDKDYLGDLDFWQSNNENALSALVSAFENIDPTAFIISIVSLIILIGWNYIKNNSIKSIPAPLVVVFVGVAINAIFMALDNGMALAQKHLVTIPVLGEDTSFENLFVFPDWSILTEPVVYTVAITIAIVASLETLLSIDAVDKLDPQKRRTPLNREMKAQGVGNIVAGLIGGLPMTAVIIRGTVNINSGAKTKLSAWLHGILLLVAILLIPTIINMIPYASLAAILLVTGYKLANINLMKAMYKVGPSQFYPFIITIVAIVFTDLLIGIVIGLLAGFLNILLKNMKNTYSFDKDAHKKGEPIRLVLSDEVSFLNKASMVKTLDEIPENSKVIIDARKSKFIDFDVVEAIELYSNEGAKYKNVEVELLGFEEFHKKYSLK, from the coding sequence ATGAGTGAATCAAAATTTTCAAAATTTACAGGAATAACTTTTAAACATTTTAAAAACGATTCCTTATCCAGTTTGGTGGTATTTTTAGTAGCAATGCCTCTATGTTTAGGTATTGCACTAGCCTCAGGAGCACCTCTTTTCTCAGGTTTAGTAACGGGTATAATAGGTGGTTTGGTAGTTGCCTTACTAAGTGGTAGCCAATTAGCCGTCTCAGGCCCTGCAGCAGGACTGGCTGTAATCGTTTATAACGGCATAGAAGAAATAGGTTTTTTTGAAGGCTTTTTGGTAGCAGTAGTTTTAGCCGGTATTATCCAATTAATTTTAGGTTTTCTTAAGGCTGGTACGATAGGTAACTATTTCCCTTCTTCAGTAATAAAGGGAATGCTGGCTGCCATAGGTATACTACTAATTATCAAGCAAATACCACATATATTTGGATATGATAAAGATTATTTAGGCGATTTGGACTTTTGGCAAAGTAATAATGAAAATGCTCTCAGCGCATTAGTTTCGGCTTTCGAAAACATTGATCCAACTGCCTTTATCATATCGATAGTATCATTAATAATTCTGATAGGTTGGAATTACATTAAAAACAATAGTATTAAATCAATCCCTGCTCCATTAGTAGTAGTATTTGTTGGTGTTGCGATAAACGCCATTTTTATGGCTTTGGATAACGGAATGGCACTAGCTCAAAAACATTTAGTGACTATTCCAGTCCTAGGTGAAGACACTTCATTTGAAAATCTTTTTGTATTTCCTGATTGGTCAATCTTAACAGAACCGGTAGTTTATACTGTTGCCATCACTATTGCTATCGTAGCCAGTTTGGAAACTTTGCTGAGTATTGATGCAGTAGATAAATTAGATCCACAGAAAAGAAGAACACCTTTAAACAGGGAAATGAAAGCACAAGGTGTGGGTAATATCGTGGCAGGATTAATTGGAGGTCTACCTATGACAGCCGTGATTATACGTGGTACAGTAAACATCAATTCGGGAGCTAAAACTAAATTATCGGCTTGGCTACATGGTATACTATTACTAGTTGCGATCCTTCTTATCCCAACTATTATCAATATGATTCCATACGCAAGTTTAGCCGCCATACTATTGGTTACTGGTTACAAATTGGCTAACATTAATTTGATGAAAGCTATGTATAAAGTTGGACCTAGCCAGTTTTACCCATTTATTATCACCATTGTAGCCATCGTATTTACAGATCTATTAATCGGAATTGTCATTGGTCTATTAGCCGGATTCCTTAACATTTTGCTGAAGAACATGAAAAACACTTATTCATTTGATAAGGATGCTCATAAAAAAGGAGAGCCAATTCGATTAGTTTTATCTGATGAAGTATCTTTTTTAAATAAGGCAAGTATGGTAAAAACTTTGGACGAAATACCAGAGAATTCTAAAGTGATAATTGATGCTAGAAAATCAAAATTCATTGATTTTGATGTTGTAGAGGCAATTGAATTATATTCCAATGAAGGTGCTAAATATAAAAATGTAGAAGTGGAATTATTAGGCTTCGAAGAATTTCACAAAAAATACAGTTTAAAATAG